A window from Desulfonatronum sp. SC1 encodes these proteins:
- a CDS encoding ferredoxin family protein — protein MEVRLARTHVAFPVAHGDDPPSTCSVIMAKKKEQAVVSIYPDWCKGCGVCVAFCPGHVLELGPDGKARVIQGASCRNCGFCEYHCPDFAIVVKMKRSTANKEVDHAHEG, from the coding sequence GTGGAAGTGCGGCTCGCCCGCACTCATGTCGCCTTTCCGGTTGCGCACGGCGACGATCCTCCCAGCACATGTAGCGTGATTATGGCCAAAAAGAAAGAACAAGCGGTGGTTTCCATCTATCCTGACTGGTGCAAGGGGTGCGGCGTCTGCGTGGCCTTCTGTCCCGGTCATGTCTTGGAATTGGGACCGGACGGCAAAGCCAGGGTCATCCAGGGCGCATCATGCCGGAACTGCGGGTTTTGCGAGTACCACTGTCCGGATTTCGCCATTGTGGTGAAGATGAAACGCAGCACAGCCAACAAAGAAGTCGACCATGCCCACGAAGGTTAA
- a CDS encoding 3'-5' exoribonuclease YhaM family protein produces MAVQKKMFIPDIQPGTRIDEVFVLVEARQGQARNGPYWQVRLQDARGAVDGKIWSPVSQNYPELPVGEVVRVAGSADLFRDQLQLRIEQLEAVTAPRDQIDWSLFLPRSVREPEEMLLELEELCKRELHHAPWRKFCRKILQHPEIRSRLLLAPGAKSMHHAYIGGLLEHTLSVCRLSLAISDQYPEVDREVLLVGAVFHDLGKAWELDAGIQRDYTDPGRLLGHILLGLEVLEPFLAKNDDLAPGLKLHLKHLLASHHGTYEYGSPSLPKTSEALILHYADNLDAKVNMTSVLVQALPEETTWTPYQRSMERQFYRPERTPKPETKRPAAANRTERPGVRSFLHELQPKYADVNENGEG; encoded by the coding sequence ATGGCCGTGCAAAAAAAAATGTTCATTCCGGACATTCAGCCCGGAACCCGGATCGACGAGGTGTTCGTCCTGGTGGAGGCCCGGCAGGGCCAGGCCCGCAACGGCCCGTACTGGCAGGTGCGGTTGCAGGACGCCCGCGGGGCCGTGGATGGAAAGATCTGGAGCCCGGTCAGCCAGAATTATCCGGAACTGCCCGTGGGTGAAGTGGTCCGGGTCGCCGGAAGCGCGGACCTGTTCCGGGACCAGCTCCAACTCCGCATCGAACAACTGGAAGCCGTCACGGCCCCCCGGGACCAGATCGACTGGTCCCTGTTCCTGCCGCGCAGCGTCCGGGAGCCGGAGGAAATGCTCCTGGAGCTGGAGGAACTGTGCAAACGGGAGCTGCATCACGCCCCGTGGCGCAAATTCTGCCGCAAAATCCTCCAACACCCCGAAATCCGCTCCCGCCTCCTGCTCGCCCCGGGGGCCAAGTCCATGCACCACGCCTACATCGGCGGCCTGCTGGAGCATACCCTGTCGGTCTGCCGCCTGAGCCTGGCCATCAGTGACCAGTATCCCGAAGTGGACCGGGAAGTCCTGCTGGTGGGCGCGGTGTTCCACGACCTGGGCAAGGCCTGGGAACTGGATGCCGGAATCCAACGCGACTACACCGACCCCGGGCGGCTCCTGGGCCACATTCTGCTGGGCCTGGAAGTGCTCGAACCGTTCCTGGCAAAAAACGACGACCTCGCCCCGGGCCTGAAGCTGCACCTCAAACACCTGCTGGCCAGCCACCACGGAACCTACGAATACGGCTCCCCCAGCCTCCCCAAGACCTCCGAAGCCCTGATCCTGCACTACGCCGACAACCTGGACGCCAAGGTGAACATGACCTCCGTGCTGGTGCAGGCCCTGCCCGAGGAAACCACCTGGACCCCCTACCAACGCAGCATGGAACGCCAATTCTATCGCCCGGAACGCACCCCCAAACCGGAAACCAAACGCCCGGCAGCGGCAAACCGGACGGAACGCCCCGGCGTCCGCAGCTTTTTGCATGAATTGCAGCCAAAGTATGCGGATGTGAATGAAAATGGGGAGGGGTAA